In Pyrus communis chromosome 1, drPyrComm1.1, whole genome shotgun sequence, the following are encoded in one genomic region:
- the LOC137742720 gene encoding putative U-box domain-containing protein 50, which yields MDTQAEKVYVAVGNDIEDGFKTLEWTLKKWNSKPISIAILHVTYNISQEFVYTPFGKLPAGSVSDEKLKVFIKYEQERIDELLSKYISFCGQVKAELLRVEKCEQPIHTVVTDLIRRHNITKLVIGFPFLKSSSWRMKSAVSGSFYVHHHKPDFCELFIICGGRRVFLRGENSKGVIEDDQGVTVAKIREKSSFKAWLAKMFNENPAYSLDTISHPSLGSFENPYSSSSQNQRGNSVQELENYFQHLLSLKMDEEGVHNSRMELATPKHADSDMIAAEDIESRKKTLKEAQDMIKLKRKEAKANLERSTKAQRAISLCNRRAEQLEAKINEEATKREELKKALDSEKEQLHEVIMDTEESKNRLSSLMELQFELSNKLQISTFAKSNSEAQLEKAVSTRAEMVREIEELRQQRDVLHRRIEFCKEKDAIGMVARLSDTSCGFKEYTAEEIRLATNDFSERLRIKPGGDWTRIYRGRINHATVAIKMLNSGNELSKQDFQAKVTVLGHFRHPNLITMIGFCTELRCIVFEYMHNGSLRDIFLRDILFSSHLSSKTRKRTIGWHDRIRIASEICSGLGFLHMAKPKPIVHGRLSLSNILLDRNLVTKISGFGLLLTHDEQSVRSDIRAFGVLMMHLLTGRNWAGLGQAMNMDQAAVIRDLDDMAGQWPLDLAEKLAGLALMCLTSNRRPSRDLNLATLTGELHELKKRADDLVASERVKDEDVKAKETPDVPSFFLCPIFQEVMKNPHAAADGFSYELDAIEEWLRMGHDTSPMTNLRLKHTFLTPNHTLRSLIQDWHNKRLLPPP from the exons ATGGATACTCAAGCAGAGAAGGTGTATGTTGCCGTAGGGAATGATATAGAAGATGGATTTAAGACCTTGGAGTGGACCCTAAAGAAGTGGAATTCCAAGCCAATTTCCATTGCCATTCTCCATGTAACTTACAACATTTCCCAGGAGTTTGTCTACACCCCAT TTGGGAAGCTCCCTGCAGGTTCTGTGAGTGATGAGAAATTGAAAGTTTTTATTAAGTATGAGCAGGAAAGGATTGACGAGTTGCTGTCCAAGTACATATCATTCTGTGGCCAG GTGAAGGCTGAATTGCTCAGAGTAGAAAAATGTGAGCAACCAATTCATACAGTCGTCACAGATTTGATCCGTAGACACAACATAACCAAACTGGTTATTGGATTTCCATTCCTGAAGAGTTCATCTTG GAGAATGAAGAGTGCGGTAAGTGGATCATTTTATGTTCATCATCACAAGCCCGATTTCTGTGAATTATTCATAATTTGTGGGGGAAGACGGGTTTTCCTCAGAGGGGAGAACAGTAAAGGAGTCATAGAGGATGATCAAGGTGTAACAGTTGCAAAAATCAGAGAAAAATCCAGTTTCAAAGCTTGGCTAGCAAAAATGTTCAATGAAAATCCAGCATATTCCCTTGATACAATTTCTCATCCCTCTCTCGGATCTTTTGAAAATCCCTACTCCTCTAGCTCACAGAACCAACGGGGAAATAGTGTCCAAGAacttgaaaactatttccagCATTTGTTGTCTTTGAAAATGGATGAAGAAGGAGTGCACAACAGTCGAATGGAGTTGGCTACGCCGAAACATGCGGACTCTGATATG ATTGCTGCAGAAGATATAGAGTCCAGGAAGAAAACTTTAAAGGAAGCTCAAGACATGATCAAGTTGAAAAGAAAGGAAGCCAAGGCCAATCTTGAAAGAAGCACTAAAGCACAACGGGCCATTTCTTTATGCAATCGTCGG GCTGAACAACTTGAAGCAAAGATAAATGAAGAGGCGACTAAGCGAGAAGAGTTGAAGAAAGCATTGGACTCCGAAAAGGAACAACTTCATGAAGTTATAATGGATACTGAAGAAAGCAAGAATAGGCTAAGTTCACTCATGGAGCTCCAGTTTGAACTCTCAAACAAACTTCAAATATCTACATTTGCAAAATCAAACAGTGAGGCCCAACTAGAAAAGGCGGTAAGTACCCGAGCGGAGATGGTTAGAGAGATTGAGGAACTACGGCAGCAGAGAGATGTTCTTCATCGTAGAATCGAGTTTTGCAAAGAGAAGGATGCGATTGGAATGGTCGCAAGGCTTAGTGACACGAGCTGTGGTTTCAAGGAGTACACAGCCGAGGAGATCAGATTGGCAACAAATGATTTTTCAGAGCGTTTGAGAATTAAACCAGGAGGAGATTGGACTCGTATATATAGAGGGCGCATCAACCATGCAACAGTTGCAATCAAAATGCTCAACTCTGGTAATGAACTCTCTAAGCAAGATTTTCAAGCCAAG GTGACAGTCCTTGGCCACTTTCGGCATCCAAACTTGATCACAATGATTGGGTTCTGCACTGAGCTAAGGTGCATTGTGTTCGAATACATGCACAATGGTAGCTTGAGAGATATATTCTTGAGGGACATATTGTTCTCCTCCCACCTAAGCTCGaagacaagaaaaagaaccatagGATGGCACGACCGTATACGTATTGCATCCGAAATATGTTCGGGCTTGGGCTTTCTCCACATGGCAAAGCCAAAACCGATTGTTCATGGTCGGCTTTCCTTGTCCAACATCCTCTTGGACCGCAATCTTGTAACAAAAATCAGCGGTTTTGGCCTATTACTTACCCATGATGAACAAAGTGTTCGATCTGACATTCGTGCTTTCGGAGTTTTGATGATGCATCTTTTAACTGGAAGGAACTGGGCGGGGCTAGGTCAGGCAATGAACATGGACCAAGCAGCTGTGATCCGAGATTTAGATGACATGGCTGGACAGTGGCCATTGGATCTAGCAGAGAAACTAGCAGGTTTAGCATTGATGTGCTTGACAAGTAACCGCAGGCCTAGTCGAGATTTGAACCTGGCAACATTGACGGGAGAGCTTCATGAGTTGAAGAAAAGAGCTGATGATTTAGTGGCAAGTGAGCGGGTGAAGGACGAAGATGTAAAAGCAAAAGAAACGCCTGATGTACCTAGTTTTTTCCTGTGCCCCATTTTTCAG GAAGTGATGAAGAATCCACATGCGGCAGCAGATGGGTTTTCATATGAACTCGACGCCATAGAGGAATGGCTAAGAATGGGGCATGATACATCGCCCATGACAAACTTAAGGCTCAAGCACACATTTCTTACCCCTAATCACACCCTCCGTTCCCTCATCCAGGACTGGCATAATAAGAGATTACTTCCACCCCCATAA
- the LOC137742728 gene encoding nucleobase-ascorbate transporter 11, translating to MEPGSGSESLAKAERGRGPRGGAAIGSVEPKISAFVPRRDHSPRELKSWAKRTGFVSTFSGETAASGSERNDSAGFGLDRGVDRRRGGGSSPKIEIDPVLGRTKPSKGVEIEPDAGAGHGGLRSEGDEAVRAEGKRRIGNVPVLGASDGGNAHRNRDGNGGGNGSGNVHGVTAVASAVEPKIIDGRDVEMNLYADGEEPLDGGWRRPSAMKLGLRENPGIVPLMYYGLQHYLSLAGSLIFIPLIMVPAMGGTDKDTATVISTVLLVSGITTILHSYFGTRLPLVQGSSFVYLAPALVIINAQEYRNVTEHKFRHIMRELQGAVIVGSIFQSLLGFSGLMSFLLRLINPTVVAPTVAAVGLAFFSYGFPQAGSCVEISVPLILLVLIFTLYLRGVSIFGNRFFQIYAVPLSVMIIWTYAFFLTAGGAYDYKGCSADVPSSNILIDACRKHAYTMRHCRTDVSNALRTAAWVRIPYPLQWGIPIFHFRTSIILIFVSLVASVDSVGTYHTTSVRINLKPPTPGIVSRGIALEGFCSILAGVWGSGTGSTTLTENMHTVDITKVASRRAVELGAVLLIFFSFIGKVGAILASIPLSLAASVLCFTWALVVALGLSTLQYSRAASFRNIMIVGVSLFLGFSIPAYFQQYQPETSLILPSYFVPYGAASNGPVHTNIKQLDFAMNGLMSLNMVVTFLVAFVLENTVPGSRQERGVYLWSRPEDISMDPSSLEDYSLPRKLPDIFARRNV from the exons ATGGAACCTGGGTCGGGCTCCGAATCACTGGCCAAGGCCGAGAGGGGGAGGGGTCCGAGGGGTGGAGCTGCAATTGGCTCTGTTGAACCCAAGATCTCGGCCTTTGTGCCGAGGAGGGATCACAGTCCGAGAGAGCTGAAATCCTGGGCCAAAAGAACCGGATTCGTCTCTACTTTCTCAGGGGAGACGGCTGCTAGTGGCAGTGAGAGGAATGATAGTGCTGGGTTCGGTTTGGACAGGGGTGTTGATAGGAGGCGGGGCGGCGGGTCCTCTCCGAAAATCGAGATCGACCCGGTTCTGGGTCGCACTAAACCGAGTAAAGGGGTTGAGATTGAGCCGGATGCCGGGGCTGGACATGGAGGGTTGAGGAGTGAGGGTGATGAAGCAGTGAGGGCTGAGGGTAAGAGGAGGATTGGGAATGTGCCTGTTTTGGGCGCTTCAGATGGTGGGAATGCACATAGGAATAGGGATGGGAATGGGGGTGGGAATGGGAGTGGGAATGTGCATGGAGTCACAGCAGTTGCTTCGGCGGTGGAGCCGAAGATAATTGATGGGAGAGATGTGGAAATGAATTTGTATGCAGATGGGGAAGAACCTCTTGATGGAGGGTGGCGGAGACCGTCTGCAATGAAGCTTGGCTTGAGAGAAAATCCGGGGATTG TCCCACTAATGTATTACGGTCTGCAGCACTATTTATCACTGGCTGGCTCACTTATATTCATCCCCCTGATCATGGTACCGGCCATGGGTGGAACAGAT AAGGATACTGCCACGGTTATTTCAACAGTGCTGCTGGTTTCTGGCATTACAACAATACTGCACTCTTACTTTGGAACCCGACTTCCATTAGTTCAAGGAAGTTCATTTGTATACTTGGCACCGGCCTTAGTTATCATTAATGCTCAGGAATATCGAAATGTTACAGAGCAT AAATTTAGGCATATAATGAGAGAACTGCAAGGAGCTGTCATTGTTGGTTCGATATTTCAAAGCCTCCTGGGATTTAGTGGTTTAATGTCCTTTCTGCTGAG ATTGATAAATCCCACTGTTGTTGCACCAACAGTTGCCGCTGTAGGTTTAGCGTTTTTTAGCTATGGCTTTCCTCAAGCTGGTAGTTGTGTGGAAATCAGTGTTCCGCTGATACTTTTGGTTCTCATATTCACCCTG TACCTTCGAGGGGTATCCATCTTTGGGAATCGCTTTTTTCAGATTTATGCG GTTCCATTGAGTGTTATGATCATCTGGACTTATGCATTCTTTTTGACAGCCGGTGGAGCATATGATTACAAGGGCTGCAGTGCTGATGTACCTAGTTCAAATATCTTAATAGATGCTTGCAGaaagcatgcatatacaatgaGACATTGCAGGACCGATGTTTCGAATGCATTGAGAACTGCTGCATGGGTTCGGATTCCTTACCCTTTACAGTGGGGTATTCCTATCTTCCATTTCAGGACTTCTATTATCCTCATCTTTGTGTCGCTTGTTGCATCAGTTGATTCG GTTGGAACATACCACACTACATCTGTGCGAATTAATTTGAAGCCTCCAACCCCAGGAATTGTCAGCAGAGGAATTGCACTGGAGGGTTTTTGCAGTATATTGGCTGGAGTTTGGGGTTCAGGTACTGGGTCAACAACATTGACAGAAAATATGCACACAGTTGACATAACAAAGGTAGCAAGTCGCAGGGCTGTGGAACTTGGAGCAGTTCTCCTAATCTTCTTCTCATTTATAG GAAAAGTGGGTGCCATTCTTGCCTCTATACCACTATCCTTGGCTGCTTCAGTACTCTGCTTCACGTGGGCCCTTGTGGTGGCACTGGGTCTCTCAACTTTGCAGTATAGTCGAGCAGCAAGTTTTAGAAACATAATGATTGTTGGTGTTTCCTTATTCCTTGGTTTCTCTATCCCAGCATATTTTCAACAATATCAACCCGAAACCAGCCTCATACTGCCTAGCTATTTTGTTCCCTATGGTGCAGCATCTAATGGACCTGTCCACACCAACATTAAACAA CTTGATTTTGCTATGAATGGACTTATGTCTTTGAACATGGTGGTGACGTTTCTGGTAGCATTTGTATTGGAAAACACTGTCCCAGGCAGCCGGCAAGAACGAGGGGTTTATTTATGGTCACGTCCAGAAGACATCTCGATGGATCCATCTTCGCTTGAAGATTATTCCTTGCCAAGAAAGCTTCCAGATATTTTTGCCAGGCGAAACGTCTAG